The following coding sequences lie in one Desulfobacterales bacterium genomic window:
- a CDS encoding enoyl-CoA hydratase/isomerase family protein — MSEYQYLKVEKADGVARMTLDRPKHNVLDITMMNEMIAELEDLVSDKELKCLVFSGAGASFCAGVEVADHKPESADQMIATFNRIFELIDQLDVPVIAAVHGACLGGGMELAIACDIIVAGDSAIFGQPEIKLAFLPPYAAIRLPHLVGPAKAIEICTTGKRYSAAEAQQMGMVCYAVADDQLAETTDKLVKEIQYNSPLIIRLNKQAVKKHLGLPFSQAIDSVSDLFLNTLMKTEDVLEGIKSFEEKRKPVWKNK, encoded by the coding sequence ATGAGCGAATATCAGTATTTGAAAGTCGAAAAAGCAGACGGGGTCGCGCGGATGACGCTCGATCGGCCCAAGCACAATGTTTTAGACATTACCATGATGAATGAAATGATTGCCGAACTGGAAGATCTCGTGTCCGACAAAGAGCTCAAATGCCTTGTGTTTAGCGGCGCAGGAGCCAGTTTTTGCGCCGGTGTTGAGGTCGCCGATCACAAGCCGGAAAGTGCCGATCAAATGATTGCGACTTTTAACCGCATTTTCGAATTGATTGATCAGCTCGATGTCCCCGTCATTGCAGCGGTGCACGGCGCATGTCTGGGCGGTGGTATGGAGTTGGCCATTGCATGTGACATCATTGTGGCGGGCGACAGCGCTATCTTTGGTCAGCCGGAAATCAAGCTTGCATTTTTACCGCCCTATGCCGCTATACGGCTGCCCCATCTGGTAGGCCCTGCGAAAGCAATTGAAATCTGCACAACCGGAAAGCGTTACAGCGCTGCGGAAGCTCAGCAAATGGGAATGGTTTGCTATGCTGTTGCCGACGATCAGCTGGCGGAGACCACCGACAAACTTGTTAAGGAAATTCAATACAACAGCCCGCTCATTATTCGATTGAATAAGCAGGCGGTCAAAAAACACCTGGGTCTGCCCTTCTCTCAAGCGATCGACAGTGTCAGCGACCTGTTCCTGAATACGTTGATGAAAACTGAAGATGTCCTTGAAGGCATCAAGAGTTTCGAAGAAAAACGCAAACCGGTTTGGAAGAACAAGTAA
- the ilvE gene encoding branched-chain-amino-acid transaminase, with the protein MVEDRMVWLNGDFIPWEKATVHIMSHSFGRGSAIFEVISFYRTARGPAVFRLEAHIDRLYRSAELLDMALSHSKEALCDAVAGTVKRNDLKQGFVKVICFFPEISFEIIPPNSQLSVSVFALDPEKDLGAQGDPFTKGTTAYVSKWRKLDSRTVPIEAKAAANYLNGMVARLEAQKKGFEHAIMLDTQGFIAEGGTESAFLVKDGCLLTPGTGSVLKSITRMSILEAAQEAGIKCTEKQLKPELLNEAQEVFLSSTPFKVLPVTQINDRKLPNVPGPVTCKIAELLNTISAGNDDRFANWLYFID; encoded by the coding sequence ATGGTTGAAGATCGAATGGTCTGGTTAAACGGCGATTTTATCCCCTGGGAAAAGGCCACCGTCCATATCATGAGTCACAGTTTTGGTCGGGGGTCGGCCATTTTTGAGGTCATCAGCTTTTACCGCACTGCACGCGGTCCGGCTGTCTTTAGACTCGAAGCGCATATTGATCGTCTTTATCGGTCGGCTGAGCTGCTGGACATGGCGCTGTCGCACTCAAAAGAAGCACTGTGTGATGCCGTTGCTGGCACCGTAAAACGCAACGACCTCAAACAGGGGTTTGTCAAAGTCATCTGCTTTTTTCCGGAAATTTCATTTGAGATTATTCCACCCAACAGCCAATTGAGTGTTTCGGTGTTTGCGCTCGATCCGGAAAAGGATTTGGGAGCCCAGGGCGACCCCTTCACAAAAGGAACAACCGCGTATGTGAGCAAGTGGCGTAAACTGGATTCCAGAACTGTTCCGATTGAAGCCAAGGCGGCTGCCAATTATTTAAACGGCATGGTCGCTCGTTTGGAAGCCCAAAAAAAGGGCTTTGAGCATGCCATTATGCTGGATACGCAAGGGTTTATTGCCGAAGGTGGCACTGAATCAGCGTTTCTGGTCAAAGACGGTTGCCTGTTGACGCCGGGGACCGGGTCGGTACTTAAAAGTATCACGCGCATGTCAATCCTCGAAGCGGCTCAAGAAGCGGGTATCAAATGCACGGAGAAGCAATTAAAACCCGAGCTGCTAAATGAAGCGCAGGAGGTTTTTTTGTCCAGCACGCCTTTCAAGGTCCTGCCGGTCACTCAGATTAATGATCGTAAACTACCAAATGTGCCCGGACCGGTGACTTGCAAAATCGCCGAGCTCCTCAACACGATCTCTGCGGGTAATGATGATCGTTTTGCCAACTGGTTGTATTTTATTGATTAA
- a CDS encoding acetyl-CoA acetyltransferase, protein MGKVAIVGVGQSTFVRSYPGSIRELVFEGFKEAMQDAQMSTTDIDASIICSAPEYDKQRSPAGVFAEYLGLNPQPTFYVETLCSSSSTGLKLAYSLVKSGLHDVVAVIGFQKMSEISSSESQERMGRGADIQWESPFGTMMPAYYAMYANAHMAKYGTTLDDLALIRVKAATYGQLNDRAVYRKPVEFEMFKDPENRMAGPVASPLRVGDCCANADGSSCLIVASEEKAKAFSKKPVWILGVGAATTTVNLAGRDLFTGLSVAEQAAQQAYEMAGVGPKDIDVAEVHDCFTIAEMMAYENLGFAQPGEGKELIRAKETYKDGSIPVNVDGGLLSKGHPIGATGGSQIRTIVLQLRDEAGDIQVKDPKIGLVHNIGGVGLYGNVTILGR, encoded by the coding sequence ATGGGAAAAGTAGCGATTGTCGGAGTTGGACAAAGTACATTTGTTAGAAGTTACCCGGGATCGATTCGAGAGCTGGTATTTGAGGGATTTAAGGAGGCCATGCAGGATGCGCAGATGAGCACCACGGATATCGATGCTTCCATTATCTGCTCAGCTCCTGAATACGACAAACAGCGCTCACCGGCTGGTGTATTTGCGGAATATTTGGGCTTGAATCCGCAACCGACCTTTTATGTCGAAACCTTGTGCTCATCGAGCAGTACCGGATTGAAACTCGCCTATTCGCTGGTCAAGTCCGGCCTGCATGATGTCGTAGCGGTAATCGGTTTTCAGAAGATGTCAGAAATCTCCTCTTCCGAATCCCAAGAGCGTATGGGCAGGGGTGCTGATATCCAGTGGGAAAGCCCCTTTGGCACAATGATGCCGGCATACTATGCCATGTATGCCAATGCCCATATGGCTAAATACGGCACTACTTTAGACGATTTGGCCTTGATCCGGGTTAAAGCGGCAACTTATGGTCAGTTAAATGATCGCGCGGTTTATCGCAAGCCGGTTGAATTTGAAATGTTTAAAGATCCGGAAAATCGCATGGCCGGACCGGTGGCCAGCCCGCTACGTGTAGGAGATTGCTGTGCCAATGCCGACGGCAGCTCCTGCTTAATCGTTGCAAGTGAAGAAAAGGCCAAAGCGTTTTCAAAAAAGCCGGTCTGGATTTTGGGCGTCGGCGCTGCAACGACAACCGTTAATTTAGCGGGTAGAGATCTGTTTACCGGGCTAAGTGTTGCCGAGCAAGCAGCCCAGCAAGCATATGAAATGGCCGGAGTGGGCCCTAAAGATATCGATGTTGCCGAGGTCCATGATTGTTTTACCATTGCAGAAATGATGGCCTATGAAAATTTGGGTTTTGCGCAACCGGGTGAAGGCAAAGAATTGATCAGAGCCAAAGAGACCTATAAGGATGGCAGCATCCCGGTCAATGTTGACGGCGGCCTTTTATCAAAAGGCCACCCCATAGGCGCTACCGGCGGATCCCAGATCCGCACCATCGTCTTGCAGCTTAGAGACGAAGCCGGCGATATTCAGGTCAAAGATCCGAAAATTGGCCTGGTGCATAACATCGGCGGCGTGGGTTTGTATGGCAATGTGACGATACTTGGACGTTAA
- a CDS encoding SDR family NAD(P)-dependent oxidoreductase, which yields MLLEGKNALVTGGSQGIGAAASLELANEGANVCLTYRKHEAEAIKYAEEIQAMGRKALAVQCDISSFADAEKVVKAAVEAFGSLQILVNNAGMNWDGVSWKMSEEQWDRVLEVNLKGYFNFTRQVAPLLKEQKYGRIINVTSINGLRGKFGQTNYSASKAGIIGFTKALAKELGAFGVTVNAVAPGLIETAMLKESEARDKIIDMAMAESALKQVGQPEDLAYLVSFLASDRAKHVTGEVIKVDGGQYI from the coding sequence ATGCTACTGGAAGGGAAAAATGCGCTCGTGACCGGAGGATCACAAGGAATTGGTGCCGCCGCCTCACTCGAGCTAGCCAACGAGGGTGCAAATGTTTGTTTAACTTACCGTAAACATGAAGCCGAAGCCATCAAATATGCAGAAGAGATTCAGGCTATGGGACGTAAGGCCTTGGCGGTGCAGTGTGATATCTCTTCGTTTGCCGATGCTGAAAAAGTGGTCAAGGCCGCTGTTGAGGCTTTCGGCAGTCTGCAAATTCTGGTCAACAATGCCGGCATGAATTGGGATGGCGTATCGTGGAAAATGTCAGAAGAACAATGGGATCGGGTCCTGGAAGTCAATCTAAAAGGCTATTTTAACTTCACCCGTCAGGTGGCGCCGCTTCTCAAGGAACAAAAATATGGCAGGATCATCAATGTGACCTCCATTAACGGTTTGCGGGGAAAATTCGGCCAGACCAATTATTCGGCATCCAAGGCCGGTATTATTGGCTTCACCAAAGCACTGGCAAAGGAACTGGGCGCCTTTGGCGTTACGGTTAATGCCGTGGCCCCCGGTCTGATCGAAACCGCGATGCTTAAGGAATCTGAGGCCAGAGATAAGATTATCGATATGGCCATGGCTGAAAGTGCCCTGAAACAGGTCGGACAGCCCGAAGACCTGGCTTATCTGGTGAGTTTTTTGGCATCTGACAGGGCCAAGCATGTTACCGGAGAGGTGATCAAAGTCGACGGTGGTCAATACATCTAG
- a CDS encoding MlaD family protein — protein MNAEINLEPDLEDLPPAQVQTKKQISIVWLIPIVAVLIGGWLAYKGLSEKGPMVAITFESAEGLEAGKTLVKYKDVKIGQVETIRFNADLTRVIVKAELVKEAGPFLTENTRFWVVRPRVTASGVSGLGTLFSGAYIEMDPGNKEGQPARRFKGLEIPPIVTTGVPGREFLLRANSLGSLDNGSPVYYRQIQVGQVIGYDLAKDGRSLTIKVFINAPHDKLVRTNTRFWNASGFDLKFDAGGFKLNTQSIVSIMMGGIAFDTPTSLETGGPPKDSQIFRLYETRDSIFERTYTEKQHFILHFDGSIRGLTIGAPVEFRGIRIGQVVDIKPEWDLEKLSPKITVLIETEPERWETFGEARMDEKSELNSLVAKGMRAQLKTGSLLTGQLYIDIDFHPDAPEAQVIYEGQFPELPTIPAPLQLMTARVSSLLNRIETIPIEKIGKDLGQTLDNVNKITSSKELMEAIRALDQTLQETRELTKNLNTNIAPSVSATLDQAQQTLVSVEGTLGKDSPMQHELRQALRELGEAARSLRILLDYLERHPDALIFGKGNAP, from the coding sequence ATGAACGCTGAAATCAACCTTGAACCGGATTTGGAGGATTTACCGCCAGCGCAGGTTCAAACCAAAAAACAAATTTCAATTGTCTGGCTGATCCCGATTGTCGCCGTTCTGATCGGTGGCTGGCTGGCATACAAAGGATTGTCAGAAAAAGGACCGATGGTGGCCATCACCTTTGAATCCGCTGAAGGACTGGAAGCCGGTAAAACCCTGGTCAAGTATAAAGATGTAAAAATTGGACAGGTGGAAACCATCCGCTTCAACGCCGATTTGACCCGGGTGATCGTCAAGGCTGAACTGGTCAAAGAGGCCGGACCTTTTTTGACGGAAAACACCCGTTTCTGGGTGGTGCGGCCCCGGGTGACCGCCAGTGGGGTCTCGGGCCTGGGAACTCTTTTTTCAGGTGCCTACATCGAAATGGACCCGGGTAATAAAGAGGGCCAGCCAGCCAGACGATTTAAGGGACTTGAGATCCCTCCCATTGTGACCACCGGCGTACCCGGCCGGGAATTTTTACTGCGCGCAAACAGCCTGGGCTCTTTGGATAACGGCTCGCCGGTATATTACCGCCAGATCCAGGTCGGTCAGGTGATTGGATATGATTTGGCCAAAGACGGGCGCTCTTTGACGATTAAAGTCTTTATCAATGCGCCGCATGACAAGTTGGTGCGCACCAACACCCGTTTCTGGAATGCCAGCGGTTTTGATTTAAAGTTTGATGCCGGCGGCTTCAAGCTCAACACCCAATCGATCGTGTCGATCATGATGGGCGGCATTGCCTTTGACACCCCCACCAGCCTTGAAACCGGCGGGCCGCCCAAAGACAGCCAGATTTTCAGATTGTATGAAACCCGGGATAGCATTTTTGAGAGAACCTATACAGAAAAACAGCATTTTATCTTGCACTTTGACGGGTCGATCCGAGGTTTGACCATAGGTGCACCGGTAGAATTCAGGGGCATCAGAATCGGGCAAGTTGTAGATATCAAACCGGAATGGGACCTCGAAAAGCTTTCCCCAAAAATTACTGTGCTGATTGAGACCGAACCCGAGCGCTGGGAAACCTTCGGTGAAGCCCGGATGGATGAAAAATCCGAACTCAATTCGCTCGTCGCCAAAGGTATGAGGGCCCAATTGAAAACCGGTAGTTTGCTGACCGGTCAATTGTACATCGATATAGATTTTCATCCTGATGCTCCCGAGGCACAGGTGATATATGAAGGTCAATTTCCGGAATTGCCCACCATTCCCGCGCCCCTGCAGCTCATGACCGCACGGGTCAGCAGCCTTTTGAATAGAATCGAAACAATACCCATCGAGAAAATAGGCAAAGACCTGGGGCAGACACTTGATAATGTGAATAAAATAACGTCTTCTAAAGAGTTGATGGAGGCTATTCGGGCCTTGGATCAAACCCTGCAAGAGACCCGCGAGCTCACTAAAAATTTAAATACAAATATTGCCCCATCCGTATCGGCGACCCTCGATCAGGCGCAGCAGACATTGGTATCTGTTGAGGGCACACTGGGCAAAGATTCACCTATGCAGCACGAGTTGAGACAGGCACTCAGAGAGCTGGGAGAAGCCGCTCGTTCCCTGCGGATTCTGCTTGATTATCTGGAACGCCACCCGGATGCTCTGATTTTCGGGAAAGGAAATGCACCATGA
- a CDS encoding Zn-ribbon domain-containing OB-fold protein: protein MSKKKDVDDRFKHFGTVSFTSITKTNDFIDYLKDNKVMGTRCKDCGLHFFPPRVDCHQCLASNMEWFEVSGKGKLVSYSKLQYAPIGFEEDVPYCIALLDYGDYKVFGRIAGDLADDDIQVGMEMQAVVNELPNGQLNYVFVKA, encoded by the coding sequence ATGAGCAAAAAGAAAGATGTAGATGATCGGTTCAAACATTTTGGTACGGTCAGCTTTACTTCCATTACCAAAACCAATGATTTTATCGACTACCTTAAAGACAACAAGGTCATGGGAACCCGTTGCAAGGATTGCGGATTGCATTTCTTCCCGCCACGGGTGGATTGCCATCAGTGTCTGGCCAGCAACATGGAATGGTTTGAGGTAAGTGGCAAAGGCAAACTGGTAAGCTACAGCAAACTGCAATATGCGCCTATCGGCTTTGAGGAAGATGTTCCCTACTGTATCGCCCTGTTGGATTACGGTGATTATAAGGTATTTGGCAGAATCGCCGGTGACCTGGCGGACGATGACATCCAGGTAGGAATGGAAATGCAAGCGGTCGTAAATGAGCTACCCAATGGGCAGTTGAACTATGTCTTTGTTAAAGCATAA
- the had gene encoding 6-hydroxycyclohex-1-ene-1-carbonyl-CoA dehydrogenase codes for MAAIPEKIQTWQMIQPTTFDKETKQVTPGKLEKVEHPVPDLKPGEALVEVAGCGICHTDLGYFYDGVPTVSKPPLTLGHEISGTVVTGDEEWIGKEVIIPAVMPCRKCILCKTGRGNRCLNQKMPGNSLGVYGGFASHIPVPSIDLCEIKNRGEIPLAHLAVLADAATTPYQAAKRANLQPGDKVVVIGIGGGVGQYMGQIAKGLGASTVIGIDIAQAKLDRALNFGADFVINASDKDARAVSGEFKKICKENDFPGFGWKVFEVSGAKPGQEIGLTLLSFIGKLIIIGFGLGKLEYMISRLMAFDAEIIGTWGCLPEYYPIVLNMVTSGKINIDAFVQTRPMSTIVESFEEAHKEPPDRRIVLTPDF; via the coding sequence ATGGCAGCCATACCTGAAAAGATTCAAACCTGGCAGATGATTCAACCCACCACTTTTGACAAGGAAACCAAGCAGGTCACACCGGGTAAACTGGAAAAAGTAGAGCATCCGGTTCCTGATTTAAAGCCCGGTGAAGCGTTAGTTGAGGTTGCAGGCTGTGGCATCTGCCACACCGATTTGGGATATTTTTATGACGGTGTGCCCACGGTTTCAAAGCCACCGTTGACATTGGGGCATGAAATTTCCGGCACGGTTGTAACCGGAGATGAGGAATGGATTGGCAAAGAAGTAATTATTCCTGCCGTGATGCCCTGCCGCAAATGCATCCTTTGCAAAACCGGCCGCGGGAATCGGTGTCTTAATCAAAAAATGCCGGGTAACAGCTTGGGTGTATACGGCGGATTTGCAAGTCACATTCCGGTACCAAGTATCGATTTATGCGAAATCAAAAACCGGGGCGAGATCCCTTTGGCACACCTGGCGGTTTTAGCGGATGCGGCCACAACACCCTATCAGGCGGCTAAAAGAGCGAACCTACAGCCGGGGGATAAAGTTGTGGTAATCGGTATTGGCGGTGGTGTCGGGCAGTACATGGGACAAATTGCCAAAGGCCTGGGAGCCAGCACTGTTATTGGGATTGACATCGCCCAGGCAAAGCTGGACCGGGCACTCAATTTTGGCGCCGATTTTGTCATCAACGCCAGCGACAAGGATGCCCGGGCGGTTTCCGGTGAATTTAAAAAGATATGCAAGGAAAATGACTTTCCGGGTTTTGGTTGGAAGGTTTTTGAAGTTTCCGGCGCTAAGCCCGGCCAGGAAATTGGGCTGACGCTGTTAAGCTTTATTGGCAAACTGATTATCATTGGATTCGGACTTGGCAAGCTGGAGTATATGATCAGTCGGCTGATGGCTTTTGACGCAGAGATTATCGGGACCTGGGGCTGTTTGCCCGAATACTATCCGATTGTTTTAAACATGGTCACCTCGGGTAAAATCAACATCGATGCGTTCGTTCAGACCCGTCCCATGAGCACCATTGTGGAATCTTTTGAGGAGGCACATAAAGAACCGCCGGACAGACGCATTGTGCTGACTCCTGATTTTTAG
- the meaB gene encoding methylmalonyl Co-A mutase-associated GTPase MeaB has protein sequence MHTEIKKILAGDQLAGARLIRQLEEGEPDGLAGLKALFSKTGKAYIIGITGPPGAGKSTLVSQMITEFRQQDLKVGVVAVDPSSALTGGAFLGDRLRMRQHTEDAGVFIRSMATRGHMGGLSTTTREVALVLDAMGYDVVIVETVGVGQDEVEIIEFAHTTIVVSLPGTGDEIQSLKAGLLEIGDIFVVNKGDRPGADDEVARLQGMLAMGKKQAGNWIAPVIKTTAVKAQGLSEVVDACWRHHQFLLDEGLFRKHTDQQTVRLFQRLVMDLAADKIFRDNKDTPIYQSLLEDLKNRRIDPVTAAEKLLKNVYIKV, from the coding sequence ATGCACACAGAAATCAAGAAAATCCTCGCAGGTGACCAGTTGGCGGGTGCCAGGTTGATTCGGCAGCTGGAAGAGGGTGAACCCGACGGTTTGGCCGGGCTCAAAGCCCTGTTTTCCAAGACCGGCAAGGCCTATATTATCGGCATCACCGGTCCGCCGGGAGCCGGCAAATCGACGCTGGTAAGTCAAATGATCACAGAATTCCGCCAACAGGACCTGAAGGTGGGGGTAGTGGCGGTTGACCCATCAAGCGCATTGACTGGCGGAGCGTTTTTAGGGGACCGCCTTAGAATGCGGCAGCATACCGAAGATGCCGGTGTGTTCATCCGATCGATGGCCACGCGCGGTCATATGGGCGGGTTGAGCACCACAACCCGCGAAGTCGCTCTGGTGTTGGATGCCATGGGCTATGACGTCGTGATTGTTGAAACCGTCGGCGTTGGCCAGGATGAGGTCGAAATAATCGAATTTGCGCACACCACCATTGTGGTCAGCTTGCCGGGGACAGGCGATGAGATTCAATCCTTGAAAGCCGGCTTGCTGGAAATCGGTGATATCTTTGTTGTTAATAAGGGGGACCGGCCGGGTGCGGATGACGAAGTGGCCCGGCTGCAGGGCATGCTGGCGATGGGCAAAAAGCAAGCGGGTAATTGGATTGCGCCGGTTATTAAAACAACAGCGGTCAAAGCCCAAGGACTTTCAGAGGTGGTTGATGCCTGCTGGCGTCACCATCAGTTTCTGCTGGATGAGGGCCTGTTTCGCAAACACACTGATCAGCAGACTGTTCGCTTGTTTCAGCGATTGGTGATGGATCTGGCGGCCGATAAAATTTTTAGAGACAATAAAGACACCCCTATCTATCAGTCGCTGCTCGAAGATTTAAAAAATCGCAGAATCGATCCGGTGACAGCAGCTGAAAAGCTCCTTAAAAATGTTTATATAAAAGTTTAA
- the oah gene encoding 6-oxocyclohex-1-ene-1-carbonyl-CoA hydratase, giving the protein MALDWMPRDNELKDHALHSEVHWGKDEDAPCVVYEKRPLTDPKGNVQEGLYVAWIRLNNPRQYNSYTTEMVKGVIAGFENSSLDRSVVAVVFTATGPYAFCTGGNTKEYSEYYSRRPDEYGQYMELFNHMVDSILACKKPVICRVNGMRVAGGQEIGMACDLTITSDLAIFGQAGPRHGSAPDGGSSDFLPWMLSNEDAMWNCVSCEMWSAYKMKAKNLISKVVPVLKIDGKWVRNPMIVTDKYVEDGEIVYGEFKTGEAAKEARALVKQHQPNADFELLDKEVDKIVWTFANLFPGCLIKSIDGIRQKKKYFWDITKNANRHWLAANMSGEAFLGFGAFNTKKITGQDVVDFIKFRQNVADAKLWDMDMFAEVMGEPQEK; this is encoded by the coding sequence ATGGCTTTAGACTGGATGCCACGTGACAATGAATTAAAGGACCATGCGCTGCACAGCGAGGTGCATTGGGGAAAAGATGAAGACGCACCCTGCGTGGTTTATGAGAAAAGACCGTTGACCGATCCCAAGGGAAATGTACAGGAAGGTCTCTATGTTGCCTGGATTCGCCTGAACAACCCCCGGCAATACAACTCCTATACCACCGAAATGGTCAAAGGCGTGATTGCCGGATTTGAAAATTCGTCCCTCGATCGCAGTGTTGTGGCTGTTGTTTTCACCGCAACCGGGCCGTATGCATTTTGTACCGGCGGCAATACCAAAGAGTACAGTGAATATTACAGCCGGCGGCCGGATGAATACGGCCAGTATATGGAGCTGTTCAACCACATGGTGGATTCCATCCTGGCCTGTAAAAAGCCGGTCATTTGCCGGGTCAACGGCATGCGGGTGGCGGGCGGTCAGGAAATCGGTATGGCATGCGATCTGACGATTACTTCGGACCTCGCTATTTTCGGCCAGGCGGGTCCACGCCACGGCTCGGCTCCGGATGGGGGATCGTCGGACTTTTTGCCCTGGATGCTCAGTAATGAAGATGCCATGTGGAACTGCGTTTCCTGCGAGATGTGGTCCGCCTATAAGATGAAAGCCAAAAACCTGATCAGCAAAGTCGTGCCGGTTTTGAAAATTGATGGCAAATGGGTCCGCAACCCCATGATCGTCACCGACAAATATGTCGAAGACGGAGAGATTGTTTACGGTGAATTTAAAACCGGTGAGGCCGCCAAGGAAGCCCGTGCTCTGGTAAAACAACACCAGCCCAATGCAGACTTCGAGCTCCTGGACAAAGAAGTCGACAAAATCGTCTGGACTTTCGCCAATCTGTTCCCCGGTTGCTTGATCAAATCGATTGACGGTATTCGTCAGAAAAAGAAATATTTCTGGGATATCACCAAAAACGCAAATCGTCACTGGCTGGCCGCCAACATGTCCGGTGAGGCCTTCCTGGGCTTTGGTGCTTTCAACACCAAAAAAATTACCGGCCAGGATGTGGTGGACTTTATTAAATTTCGTCAAAACGTTGCCGACGCAAAACTCTGGGATATGGATATGTTCGCGGAGGTTATGGGCGAGCCACAGGAAAAATAA
- a CDS encoding PqiC family protein — MMRTGCFYKTLWLIPLAALLIIGCGSTPKSEFYTLNSMSSSQTAANSIAAASSLSIGIGPVVLPEVLDRPQIVIRTGPHKLQIDEFHRWAGRLDEDVARVVAENISQMLSIEQVAVYPWDVNFKPRYQIMMDIRHFEGRLDERDVLLEVFWKVIEPQKQATLRIKRTIIREPLPAKDYDTLMITKSQAIEKFSKLIVQEINNL, encoded by the coding sequence ATGATGCGCACAGGATGTTTTTACAAAACCCTATGGTTGATTCCGTTGGCTGCTCTATTGATCATCGGGTGCGGCAGTACGCCCAAGTCAGAATTCTATACGTTAAATTCGATGAGCTCCTCTCAAACAGCTGCCAACAGCATCGCGGCCGCCTCATCGCTTTCCATTGGAATCGGTCCGGTGGTGCTACCTGAAGTGTTGGATCGCCCCCAGATTGTAATCCGCACGGGCCCCCATAAACTGCAAATTGATGAGTTTCATCGCTGGGCGGGTCGCCTGGATGAAGACGTTGCCAGGGTCGTAGCGGAAAATATCTCTCAGATGCTGTCCATCGAGCAGGTGGCTGTCTATCCCTGGGATGTCAACTTTAAACCCCGCTATCAGATCATGATGGATATCCGGCATTTTGAAGGTCGTTTAGATGAAAGAGACGTTCTTTTGGAGGTGTTTTGGAAGGTCATCGAACCGCAAAAACAAGCAACACTGCGCATAAAAAGGACAATTATCCGGGAGCCTTTACCCGCCAAAGACTATGACACCCTGATGATCACAAAAAGCCAGGCAATTGAAAAGTTTAGCAAGTTAATCGTACAAGAAATCAATAACTTATAG